From the Thomasclavelia ramosa DSM 1402 genome, the window TATCTTCAATTGATTCTTTTTTCCCCATTTGTGAATTACTTAAAAAAGTAACATGAGCCCCTTCATCTAATGCTGCCACTTCAAAAGCACATCTTGTTCTCGTTGAAGTTTTTTCAAATAACAAAACAATATTCTTACCCGCTAAGCTATTACTCGTTTTTCCTTCCTTTTTATCTTTTTTTAGCTGATGAGCTAAATCAAGAAAATATCTAATCTCTTCTTTTGAAAAATCTTTAAGTGTTAAAAAATTTCTACCATACAAATCCATTATAAATCCCCCTTTATAATTTTATTCTTAATTCTAACAAAAATAAAAGCAATAATCAACTAATTGATTATTGCAGGTTCACTATCTTCTTTTTCAAACATTTCTTTAATATTATCTTTCGACTTGATTACCAACTCTCTAATTTGTTTTAATGTTTCGTCTGTCACTAAAATATCAAAGGCTTCTTGAGCTGAAGTTGCTTCTACAGCAATTGATAGATCTAAGCGAAACAATTTCTTTTCATTATCCATTTCAAAACCTCCTTTAATGTTTTAATAAATATTGATCATACTGTACCATAAATCTTGGATGAGCTTCGATTTTCATATAAATACTATTTTCTAAATACTGAAATTCTAACACTAAACAATGCTGATGTAAATACTTAAATACTTCACCATCTTGATAAGGAATATTTAAATCATAGATTGCATAATCTTTAAAAAGGATATCGCTGATTGACTTTTCTAATACTTCTAGTCCAATACGTTCCTTAGCAGAAATAAATGCATATGGCTCTAACGGTACAATAAAGCCATATTTATTTAAATCAACTTTGTTATATGCATAAATCATCGGCGTATCCTTTATCCCTAATTCTTTTAAAACTGCATTAGTAGTATTAATATACTGCTCATAATTAGGGTTGGAAGCATCAACAACATGAATCAACAAATCGGCTTCAACTACTTCTTCTAAAGTTGAACGGAAAGCTTGAATCAAATGATGCGGTAAACGCTCAATAAAACCAACTGTATCTGTCAATAAACAGGGGTGCTGATTGATCGTAATATGCCGTGTCGCTGTTTCTAATGTTGCAAATAGCATATCTTTTTGCAATACCTGCTTATTTTTATTTAGACAAAAAGCATTCATTAAAGTACTTTTGCCGCTATTAGTATAACCGACTAAAGCAATAACCTTCATCTCATTGTCTTTTCGTCTTTTTCGTTGATTTTGACGCTGTTTAACAATATTAGCTAATTGCTTTTTAGCATTAAAGATTTGATTTGAAACCAAACGACGATCTAATTCAATTTGTTTTTCACCGCTTCCTCTGAATCCCGAACCACCCTGCTGGCTGTATAAATGTTCTTTCATGCCCGCTAGACGTGGCAATAAATATTGACCTTTAGCTATTTCAACTTGCAGTTTTGCTTCTTTGGTTTTCGCTCGAACTTCAAAAATTCGTAAAATTAGAGCAGTTCGGTCAGTTACTTCAATATCTAAAATATCTGTTAAATTTTTTACTTGTAGTGGTGATAATTCTTCGTTAAAAATCACTAGGTCAAGATTATCTAACTGTCCTTTAATTTCTTGAACCTTTCCAGTACCAATATATAATGAAGGATTAATCTTATCAAGATTTTGCACACATCTTTTTATCACTTCAATATTACATGCTTTACATAATTCCTCTAATTCAATTAATGAATTATCTAAATCATAATTCATTTCTTTATATCTAACACCGACTATTAATGCCTTCATCATTTCACCCCACTCCATTTTACCTTATCTAATCTTATATTACTAGAAGGAAAGCATATG encodes:
- the hflX gene encoding GTPase HflX translates to MMKALIVGVRYKEMNYDLDNSLIELEELCKACNIEVIKRCVQNLDKINPSLYIGTGKVQEIKGQLDNLDLVIFNEELSPLQVKNLTDILDIEVTDRTALILRIFEVRAKTKEAKLQVEIAKGQYLLPRLAGMKEHLYSQQGGSGFRGSGEKQIELDRRLVSNQIFNAKKQLANIVKQRQNQRKRRKDNEMKVIALVGYTNSGKSTLMNAFCLNKNKQVLQKDMLFATLETATRHITINQHPCLLTDTVGFIERLPHHLIQAFRSTLEEVVEADLLIHVVDASNPNYEQYINTTNAVLKELGIKDTPMIYAYNKVDLNKYGFIVPLEPYAFISAKERIGLEVLEKSISDILFKDYAIYDLNIPYQDGEVFKYLHQHCLVLEFQYLENSIYMKIEAHPRFMVQYDQYLLKH